In a single window of the Pseudochaenichthys georgianus chromosome 16, fPseGeo1.2, whole genome shotgun sequence genome:
- the gdf6a gene encoding growth/differentiation factor 6-A: protein MDAYRLVTLYLGLLLVFLGNIPCFQSAAIISPSAPRRNRGARISHRDGQRSSKTLKDIFASTHPIVGHHKEDPKDSIVPHEYMLSIYRTYSAAEKLGLNASFFRSSKSANTITSFVDRGTDDLLHSPLRRQKYLFDVSTLSDKEELVGAELRIFRRGPGDLQTSLQTAGLYDIQLYPCRSDRLLDSRALDPMDSTKAGWEVLDAWDMFKAHQHHYHQPHHQGGQLCFQLRVTLRKTDTEVDLRQLGLGRRGRPQQEKAILVAYTRSKKRENLFNEMKEKIKSRGEIEEEVVEKRASLLGVRGDGPRRRRRTALSNRHGKRHGKKSKSRCSKKALHVNFKELGWDDWIIAPLDYEAYHCEGVCDFPLRSHLEPTNHAIIQTLMNSMDPNSTPPSCCVPTKLSPISILYIDSGNNVVYKQYEDMVVEQCGCR from the exons ATGGACGCATATCGACTCGTTACGCTTTATCTGGGCCTGCTCCTTGTTTTCCTTGGGAATATACCGTGTTTCCAGTCTGCTGCtatcatctctccctctgcGCCTAGGAGGAACAGGGGAGCCCGGATCTCTCATCGGGACGGACAAAGGTCATCCAAAACCCTAAAAGACATCTTCGCGTCCACGCACCCCATCGTGGGACACCACAAAGAAGACCCAAAGGACTCTATTGTGCCGCATGAATACATGCTGTCCATATACAGGACATACTCGGCTGCAGAGAAGCTCGGACTTAACGCAAGCTTTTTCCGCTCCTCTAAATCTGCCAACACCATAACAAGTTTTGTGGACAGAGGAACAG ACGATCTTTTGCACTCTCCTCTGCGAAGACAAAAGTATCTGTTTGATGTCTCAACCCTTTCAGACAAAGAGGAGCTGGTCGGGGCGGAATTAAGGATATTCCGGAGAGGGCCCGGGGACCTGCAGACTTCCCTGCAGACGGCGGGCCTCTACGACATCCAGCTGTACCCCTGCCGCTCGGACAGGCTGCTGGACTCCCGGGCCCTGGACCCAATGGACTCCACCAAGGCCGGGTGGGAAGTCCTGGATGCGTGGGATATGTTCAAAGCGCACCAGCATCACTACCATCAGCCGCATCACCAGGGGGGACAGCTCTGCTTCCAGCTGCGCGTCACGTTGCGCAAAACGGACACCGAGGTGGACCTGAGGCAGCTGGGTCTGGGCAGGCGGGGCCGGCCCCAACAGGAGAAGGCCATCCTGGTGGCCTACACGCGCTCCAAGAAGAGGGAGAACCTGTTCAACGAGATGAAGGAGAAGATCAAGTCGCGGGGGGAGATCGAGGAGGAAGTAGTGGAGAAAAGAGCGTCCTTGCTGGGGGTGAGAGGAGACGGGCCCCGGCGGCGGAGGAGGACCGCGCTCAGCAACCGGCACGGGAAGAGGCACGGCAAGAAATCCAAATCCCGGTGCAGCAAAAAGGCGCTGCACGTGAATTTCAAGGAGCTCGGGTGGGACGATTGGATCATCGCGCCTCTGGATTACGAGGCGTACCACTGCGAGGGGGTGTGCGACTTCCCCCTGAGGTCTCACCTGGAGCCCACCAACCACGCCATCATACAGACGCTCATGAACTCCATGGACCCCAACAGCACCCCGCCGAGCTGCTGCGTGCCCACCAAACTCAGCCCCATCAGCATCCTGTACATAGACTCGGGCAATAACGTGGTGTACAAACAGTACGAGGACATGGTGGTGGAGCAGTGCGGGTGCAGGTAG